The Lysobacter enzymogenes DNA segment CGGCGGTGGCGGTATTCGAAACTGCCGGCGGCCAGGCCGCGCTCGGACACCACCACGCGGTGCGGAACGCCGATCAGCTCCATGTCGGCGAACATCGCGCCGGGGCGCAGGCCGCGGTCGTCCAGGGCGGCGTCGACGCCGGCCTTGAGCAGGTCCTGGTACAGCGCCTGCGCCGCCTCGGCCACGCCGGCATCGTTCTTGGGATTGATCACGCACACCACCGCCTGCCACGGCGCCATCGCCTCGGGCCAGGCGATGCCGGCGTCGTCGAAGTTCTGCTCGATCGCCGCGGCGACGATGCGCGACACGCCGATGCCGTAGCAGCCCATCGCCGGCGTCGCGGCCTTGCCGGTTTCGTCGAGCACGGTCAGTTTCATCGCCTCGGCGTACTTGCGGCCCAGCTGGAACACGTGGCCGACCTCGATGCCGCGGGCGATGCCGAGCGTGCCGCGGCCGTCGGGCGAGGGATCGCCGGCGACCGCGTTGCGGATGTCGGCGATCTCGTCCGGCTCGGCCAGATCGCGGCCCCAGTTGACCCCGGCGAGGTGGTAGCCGTTGTCGTTCGCGCCGACCACGAAGTCGGCCATCGCCGCAACGCTGCGGTCGGCGACGATACGGATCGCGCGCACCGGCTTGACCGGCCCCAGGAAACCCGGCTGCGCGCCGAGGTGTTCGAGGATTTCCGCTTCCGTGGCGAGGCGATACTCGGCCAGGCCGGCGAGCTTGGACAGCTTGATCTCGTTGACCACGTGGTCGCCGCGCACCAGCGCCAGCGCGAACTGCGCCGCGCCGTCGGCGTCGACGCCCACGATCGCCACCGACTTGACCGTGCGCTGCAGGTCGATGCCGAGCAGCGCGGCGACGTCCTCGCAGGTCTTCTGCACCGGCGTTTCGACCTTGCGCAGGTCCTCGGCCGCGGCCGCGCGCGGGCCCGGCGAGACCGCCTCGGCCAGTTCGACGTTGGCGGCGTAGTCGGAGCCGTCGGAGAAGGCGATCGCGTCCTCGCCCGAATCGGCCAGCACGTGGAACTCGTGCGAAGCGCTGCCGCCGATCGCGCCGGTGTCGGCGAACACGGCGCGGAACTTCAGCCCCAGGCGGGTGAAGATGCGGCCGTAGGTGTCGTACATGTTGCGGTATTCGCGGCCCAGGTCCTCATCGCTGAGATGGAAGGAGTAGGCGTCCTTCATCAGGAACTCGCGCGCGCGCATCACCCCGAAGCGCGGGCGGATCTCGTCGCGGAACTTGGTCTGGATCTGGAAGAAGTTCACCGGCAGCTGCTTGTAGCTGGCCAGTTCGTTGCGGGCGAAATCGGTGATGACCTCTTCGTGGGTCGGCCCGACGCAGTACCACGCCTCCTTGCGGTCCTTGACCTTGAGCAGCTGGCCGCCGAATTTCTCCCAGCGGCCGGTTTCCTCCCACAGCTCGCGCGGCTGCACCGCCGGCATCAGCACCTCGATCGCGCCGGCCGCCGCCATCTCCTCGCGCACCGCGCGCTCGACCTTGCGCAGCACGCGCAGGCCCAGCGGCGACCAGGTGTACAAGCCGGCGGCGAGCTTGCGGATCATGCCGGCCTTGAGCATCAGCTTGTGGCTGACGATCTCGGCTTCGGCGGGCGTTTCCTTGCTGGTGTGGAGGTGGAACTGCGACAGGCGCATCGGTCGGGATTCGTGGGCTGGGAAAGGGCGACAGTGTGCCACGCGCGCGGCGCGGGCTGCCGCGGCCGGCCGGCGTGGGCGCCGACGGCTCGCGCAGCGCGCGGCGGAAAGACCACGTCGCCGGGGTTCGGGGCCGTGCAAGAGGCCGCGGCCGGCGGCGGGCGAAAAAAAACCGCCGCGCGAGGCGGCGGTCTGCGGCGGCGAGGCGCGCGCCGGGCGCGCCCCGCGGCCCGGGTCAGGCCTTGGGTTCGCCCGTTTGCCCGGCGGCGGCCGGCGCCGGCGTGCAGTAGGCGCGGATCGAGGCCTCGGCCAACTGCACCTGGGCGGCGCGCTGCTGCGCGTCGAGCGCGCTGTCGGGCTTGCCGTCGCCGTCGTTGTCCACGCCGACCTGGGCCGAGCTCTGCAACTGCTTGAGGTTGGCGCGCGCGGACGTGCACTGGCTGTTCTCGGCCGGCGCGCTGGCGGCGGCGGTCTGGCTCGGGGTGCCGCTCTTGTTGCGGATCACCCGGTTCTTGACCTGGCCGCTGCCGGACTGGGCCGGCGGGGGCGAGTCGGAATAGTGGGTGACGCCCTGGGCGTCCTTCCACTGGTACAGGTCGGTGGCGGCGGCCGGGAAGGCCGTCAGGGCGGCCAGGATGGCGCCCAGGCCCAGCGCCGGCAGGGCGCGACGGGCGGAAATGCGGGACGTGCGGGACATGGATGGCTCCGGAAGCGGGGCAGCGGAACGTCGGAAAACGCGGACCAGGCCGCGGTACGGCGGGGGGAAACGGAATTGCAGCATCCTGCCATGACGACGGCAAGCGCTACACTTCCCAGTTATGGAACCCCAACCCACGCCCCGCCCGCGCGGACGCGGCATCTACCTGCTGCCCAATCTGTTCACCACCGGCGGCATGTTCGCCGGTTTCTACGCGATCATCGCCGCCACCCAGGGCCGCTTCGACGAGGCCTGCGTGGCGATCTTCGTCGCCGCCATCCTCGACGGCGTGGACGGCCGGGTCGCCCGGCTGACCAACACCCAGAGCGAATTCGGCGTGCAGTACGACTCGCTCGCCGACCTCATCAGCTTCGGCCTGGCGCCGGCGCTGGTGATGTACCACTGGGCGCTGGAGGCGACCAAGCTCGACGGGGTCATCCCCGGCAAGATCGGCTGGGTCGGCGCCTTCCTCTACGCCGCCTGCGCGGCGCTGCGCCTGGCCCGGTTCAATTCCCAGGTCGGCCAGGTCGACAAGCGCTGGTTCATCGGCCTGGCCAGCCCGGCCGCGGCCGGGCTGGTGGCGAGCTTCGTGTGGACCTGCCACAGCTTCGACCTGTCCGGCGAGGAACTGCGCTACGCCGCGCTCGCGGTGACCGTGCTCGCCGGCCTGCTGATGGTCAGCCGGGTGCGCTACGTCAGCTTCAAGGGCAGCGGCCCGCGCAACGACCGGGTGCCGTTCCTGGCGATCCTGGTGGTGGTGGCGGTGCTGGTGGCGATCGCCATCGACCCGCCGCGGGTGCTGCTGGCGATCTTCGCGCCCTATGCCTTGTCCGGGCCGGTGCAGGCGCTCTGGCGCCGGCTGCGGCGCACGCCGGAAACGCCGTCGCCGCCGGCCGGCGGAGCGGGGGCGGCATGAGCGGGCTGTGGGACGCGCAGCAGCGCGAGTGGCTGCAGGCGATGGGCTACTCGGTGCTGGCCCTGGCCGGCGACGAGCCGACTGCGCCGTCCCGCGACGCAGGCGAGGACGCGCGCGCAAGCGAGCGCGATCGCGCCGCGGCCCGCGCCCCGAACGAGACGCCGAACCGCGGCGCGCCCTGCGCCGACCGGCGCGCGGACGAACGCGGCGAACCGGCGCGCGGCGATGGCGGACGCGCGAACGCCGGCGCACAGGGACAGCGCAACCAGGGCGCCGAGAGCGCGCTGCTGCGCAACCTGCTGCGTGCCGCCCGGCGCGCATCGGGCGACCCCGAGGTGCAG contains these protein-coding regions:
- a CDS encoding DUF4124 domain-containing protein, coding for MSRTSRISARRALPALGLGAILAALTAFPAAATDLYQWKDAQGVTHYSDSPPPAQSGSGQVKNRVIRNKSGTPSQTAAASAPAENSQCTSARANLKQLQSSAQVGVDNDGDGKPDSALDAQQRAAQVQLAEASIRAYCTPAPAAAGQTGEPKA
- the pssA gene encoding CDP-diacylglycerol--serine O-phosphatidyltransferase, giving the protein MEPQPTPRPRGRGIYLLPNLFTTGGMFAGFYAIIAATQGRFDEACVAIFVAAILDGVDGRVARLTNTQSEFGVQYDSLADLISFGLAPALVMYHWALEATKLDGVIPGKIGWVGAFLYAACAALRLARFNSQVGQVDKRWFIGLASPAAAGLVASFVWTCHSFDLSGEELRYAALAVTVLAGLLMVSRVRYVSFKGSGPRNDRVPFLAILVVVAVLVAIAIDPPRVLLAIFAPYALSGPVQALWRRLRRTPETPSPPAGGAGAA
- a CDS encoding proline--tRNA ligase, with the translated sequence MRLSQFHLHTSKETPAEAEIVSHKLMLKAGMIRKLAAGLYTWSPLGLRVLRKVERAVREEMAAAGAIEVLMPAVQPRELWEETGRWEKFGGQLLKVKDRKEAWYCVGPTHEEVITDFARNELASYKQLPVNFFQIQTKFRDEIRPRFGVMRAREFLMKDAYSFHLSDEDLGREYRNMYDTYGRIFTRLGLKFRAVFADTGAIGGSASHEFHVLADSGEDAIAFSDGSDYAANVELAEAVSPGPRAAAAEDLRKVETPVQKTCEDVAALLGIDLQRTVKSVAIVGVDADGAAQFALALVRGDHVVNEIKLSKLAGLAEYRLATEAEILEHLGAQPGFLGPVKPVRAIRIVADRSVAAMADFVVGANDNGYHLAGVNWGRDLAEPDEIADIRNAVAGDPSPDGRGTLGIARGIEVGHVFQLGRKYAEAMKLTVLDETGKAATPAMGCYGIGVSRIVAAAIEQNFDDAGIAWPEAMAPWQAVVCVINPKNDAGVAEAAQALYQDLLKAGVDAALDDRGLRPGAMFADMELIGVPHRVVVSERGLAAGSFEYRHRRSDAAENLDRAAVLARIGAGA